From Kineosporia succinea, the proteins below share one genomic window:
- a CDS encoding MFS transporter, translated as MWPLYAAGFTTAFGAHGIAANLGGFSDDAVSSLLVLGALLALYDGAEVILKPVFGTLSDRIGAKPVLLGGLVAFAAASALYVVADSSGWLWAARLGQGAAASAFSPSASALVARLNPAARRGRAFGSYGFYKSIGYTLGPLLGGVLVWAGGLRLLFTVMMLCGAVVAVWAWAAVPEVPPLPRQRQTVADLARRLSDRSFLGPTAALAAATAALSVGVGFLPVSGAAAGLGTIATGAAVSVLAAAAAFVQPRTGRALDQGRLTIRTGLLTGLFATAIGMAAATLPGLTGVLLAGVLIGIGTGIITPLGFSALAASTSEERMGQTMGSAELGREMGDAGGPLFVAAVAAATTLTFGYAALAVVLAIGAVLASLSRPKAKDATSADTAPDSARPTA; from the coding sequence ATGTGGCCTCTGTACGCCGCGGGATTCACCACCGCCTTCGGCGCCCACGGCATCGCCGCCAACCTCGGTGGCTTCTCCGACGACGCCGTCAGCTCACTGCTCGTGCTCGGGGCCCTGCTCGCGCTGTACGACGGGGCCGAGGTCATCCTCAAACCGGTCTTCGGCACCCTCTCCGACCGGATCGGAGCCAAACCCGTTCTGCTGGGCGGCCTCGTCGCGTTCGCCGCCGCCTCCGCCCTGTACGTCGTGGCCGACAGCTCGGGCTGGCTCTGGGCCGCGCGCCTCGGCCAGGGCGCCGCCGCCTCGGCCTTCTCCCCCTCCGCCTCGGCCCTGGTCGCACGGCTCAACCCGGCGGCCAGGCGCGGCCGGGCGTTCGGCAGCTACGGCTTCTACAAGTCCATCGGCTACACCCTCGGCCCCCTGCTCGGCGGTGTGCTCGTCTGGGCCGGCGGCCTGCGCCTGCTGTTCACCGTGATGATGCTCTGCGGCGCCGTCGTCGCGGTCTGGGCCTGGGCCGCCGTCCCCGAGGTCCCACCCCTGCCCCGCCAGCGCCAAACCGTCGCTGACCTGGCTCGTCGTCTCTCCGACCGCTCATTCCTGGGCCCGACCGCCGCACTCGCCGCAGCCACCGCCGCCCTCTCCGTCGGCGTTGGCTTCCTGCCCGTCTCCGGCGCCGCGGCCGGCCTCGGCACGATCGCCACCGGTGCGGCCGTCTCCGTGCTCGCCGCCGCGGCCGCCTTCGTGCAGCCGAGAACCGGCCGGGCTCTCGACCAGGGGCGTCTCACCATCAGAACCGGCCTTCTGACAGGCCTTTTCGCCACCGCCATCGGTATGGCCGCCGCGACGCTGCCGGGCCTGACCGGCGTGCTCCTCGCCGGTGTGCTCATCGGCATCGGCACCGGAATCATCACGCCGCTGGGCTTTTCGGCCCTCGCCGCCTCCACCTCCGAGGAGCGCATGGGGCAGACCATGGGCTCCGCCGAACTGGGGCGCGAAATGGGGGACGCGGGTGGTCCCCTCTTCGTGGCCGCCGTCGCCGCGGCGACCACCCTCACGTTCGGCTACGCGGCTCTCGCCGTGGTGCTGGCGATCGGGGCGGTGCTGGCCTCGCTCAGCCGTCCGAAGGCGAAAGACGCGACGAGCGCTGATACCGCCCCGGACTCTGCCCGACCAACAGCGTGA
- a CDS encoding Chromate resistance protein ChrB yields MTWLILLIKVPAEPSRHRVAVWRELRKAGVLSLGQGVWAAPDVPAFMRGVGQAVELAEAAGGQAVTLQASGRTAGDTEHLEKLFTEARSAEWFEFLADCHKFEAEIAKEIRIAKFTLAELEEEEQSLERLRRWHRDITARDVFGAPEAPEAAERLKQCATDCERYAERVFKALHSNDGDAL; encoded by the coding sequence GTGACGTGGTTGATACTCCTGATCAAGGTCCCCGCCGAGCCGTCACGTCACCGCGTGGCGGTGTGGCGTGAGCTCCGCAAGGCCGGCGTGCTCTCGCTGGGGCAGGGAGTCTGGGCCGCACCCGACGTCCCTGCGTTCATGAGGGGCGTCGGCCAGGCCGTGGAGCTGGCCGAGGCCGCCGGCGGGCAGGCCGTCACGCTGCAGGCCAGCGGGCGCACCGCGGGCGACACCGAGCACCTGGAGAAGCTTTTCACCGAGGCCCGCTCCGCCGAGTGGTTCGAGTTCCTCGCCGACTGCCACAAGTTCGAGGCGGAGATCGCCAAGGAGATCCGCATCGCCAAGTTCACCCTGGCCGAGCTGGAAGAAGAGGAACAGAGCCTGGAACGGCTCCGCCGCTGGCACCGCGACATCACCGCCCGCGACGTGTTCGGCGCCCCCGAGGCACCCGAAGCCGCGGAACGGCTCAAGCAGTGTGCCACCGACTGCGAGCGCTACGCCGAACGCGTGTTCAAGGCCCTGCACAGCAACGACGGAGATGCTCTGTGA